Proteins from one Psilocybe cubensis strain MGC-MH-2018 chromosome 11, whole genome shotgun sequence genomic window:
- a CDS encoding Flap endonuclease GEN-like protein 1 (Flap endonuclease GEN homolog 1), with translation MGINKLWKMLEPVAQRKSLLEMSVQEGVVSRRHGTGVLVIGIDASPWFYSTQAIFAGHSHAQAGQNPELRTLFFRLAMLSRCAISAVFVFDGANRPKTKRGRRVRTMPHWMTKAFKELINGFGFHYHTAPGEAEAELAYMNRIHAVDAVLTVDSDAFLFGAPQILRMNVKDAKEKDIVEVYTAGALAAQPNPNAFSPAALLFLAVVCGGDYDTIGLKGCGPITASALASGPLAQQLFDAAHEYDENMLKIFLKEWHISLCNELEHDYSGRIGRKHPKVAANVSDAFPDPKVLKLYSHPLTSESQPGSLAHSNQWFIPEVPDNSKLAATCGRLFGWGPTIASRFVSNIWDGYFIRKFIQLSSFSPVEHTQNDVSALKSNIRFMTRAKSSKTFVNIRLTMWINALAAEAATSVVRHAGTHPSSIEGLSTTIQMLIWIPEPILQAFSSQKVAKFYAEHPRVSFDGQLELYTPVLAA, from the exons ATGGGTATCAATAAGTTATGGAAG ATGCTTGAGCCCGTTGCACAGAGAAAATCACTATTAGAAATGTCCGTACAAGAAGGTGTTGTAAGCAGACGGCATGGTACTGGAGTTTTAGTCATTGGCATTGATGCAAG TCCATGGTTCTACTCCACACAGGCAATTTTTGCTGGGCATTCTCATGCTCAGGCAGGACAGAATCCCGAACTACGCACTCTTTTCTTCCGTTTGGCAATGCTTTCACGATGCGCTATAAGCGCTGTGTTTGTATTTGATGGCGCAAACCGTCCGAAAACCAAAAGGGGACGCCGTGTTCGAACGATGCCTCATTGGATGACCAAAGCATTCAAAGAGTTAATTAACGGGTTTGGGTTTCACTACCATACG GCTCCAGGGGAGGCGGAGGCCGAGCTTGCATATATGAATAGAATTCACGCTGTTGATGCTGTTCTTACAGTAGACAGTGATGCATTTCTTTTTGGTGCTCCACAAATTTTGCGAAT GAATGTAAAAGATGCGAAGGAAAAGGACATTGTTGAGGTCTATACTGCAGGTGCTTTAGCTGCGCAGCCTAACCCTAATGCATTTTCGCCGGCTGcacttctttttttggcGGTAGTTTGTGGCGGTGACTATGATACA ATCGGACTCAAGGGTTGTGGACCAATTACGGCTTCGGCACTTGCATCGGGCCCGCTAGCTCAGCAGTTATTTGATGCTGCCCATGAGTATGACGAAAACATGCTAAAAATATTTTTGAAAGAGTGGCACATTTCTTTGTGCAATGAACTTGAGCATGATTATAGTGGGCGTATTGGTAGGAAGCATCCAAAGGTTGCAGCTAATGTTTCCGATGCATTTCCGGACCCAAAAGTGCTCAAGCTGTATAGTCATCCTCTTACTTCGGAGTCACAACCGGGTAGTTTGGCACATAGTAACCAATGGTTTATTCCGGAGGTACCTGATAACTCAAAGCTGGCTGCTACTTGTGGCCGGTTATTTGGTTGGGGCCCAACAATTGCTTCTAGATTTGTGAGCAATATATGGGACGGATATTTCATTCGTAAATTTATACAG CTATCGTCATTTTCTCCTGTCGAGCATACTCAAAATGACGTGTCAGCTTTAAAATCTAACATTCGCTTCATGACACGTGCAAAATCATCCAAAACATTTGTTAACATTCGGTTGACAATGTGGATCAATGCCCTCGCTGCTGAGGCAGCAACTTCCGTTGTTAGGCATGCTGGCACACACCCTTCCTCGATCGAGGGCCTTTCGACAACCATTCAAATGTTGATATGGATTCCCGAGCCAATTTTACAGGCATTTTCGAGTCAAAAAGTTGCAAAATTCTATGCAGAGCATCCACGAGTTTCATTTGATGGTCAGTTAGAGCTCTATACGCCA GTTCTTGCTGCATAA